One Oryza sativa Japonica Group chromosome 8, ASM3414082v1 DNA window includes the following coding sequences:
- the LOC4345036 gene encoding villin-5 has translation MSVSMKDLDPAFRGAGQKEGLEIWRIENFKPVPIPASSYGKFFMGDSYIILKTTALKNGSLRHDIHYWIGKDTSQDESGTAAILTVELDAALGGRAVQYREIQGNETDKFLSYFRPCIMPQPGGVASGFKHVEVNEQEHETRLYVCTGNRVVHVKEVPFARSSLNHDDIFILDTKSKIFQFNGSNSSIQERAKALEVVQYIKDTFHEGKCEVAAVEDGRLMADAEAGEFWGFFGGFAPLPRRAPVEDNEKYEETVFKLLCFNQGKLEPINYESLLHELLKTNKCYLLDCGVELFVWMGRTTSLQERKSASEAAEKLLSDDNRTKTHVIKVIEGFETVMFKSKFKEWPQTPDLKLSSEDGRGKVAALLKRQGLNVKGLMKAAPAKEEPQAYIDCTGSLQVWRINDKDKILLPSADQSKFYTGDCYIFQYMYPGDDKEECLIGSWFGKKSIEEDRVTAISLASKMVESAKFQAVQTRLYEGKEPIQFFVIFQSFQVFKGGLSSGYKKFIAENGIDDDTYLEDGLALFRIQGSGPENMQAIQVDAAASSLNSSYSYILHDGNTVFTWTGNLTTSLDQEVVERQLDIIKPNSQSRSQKEGSETDQFWSLLGGKSEYPSQKIGRANESDPHLFSCILPKGNLKIKEIYHFTQDDLMTEDVFILDCHSDIFVWVGQQVDVKVRLQALDIGEKFVKLDFLMENLSSDTPIFVIMEGSEPTFFTRFFTWDSAKSLMHGNSYQRKLSIVKGGGSPALDKPKRRTPTYSGRSTVQDKSQRSRSMSFSPERVRVRGRSPAFTALAANFESANSRNLSTPPPVVKKLYPKSATPDSSSAPSKSSATASLTGSFDRPKSVKDGSELEKPKQEEDAKEGINTMTSRVESLTINEDVKENEPEDDEGLPVYPYDRLITTAADPVTEIDVTRRETYLSSAEFKDKFGMTKEAFSKLPKWKQNRMKIALQLF, from the exons ATGTCGGTTTCTATGAAGGATTTGGATCCAGCTTTTCGTGGTGCTGGGCAAAAGGa AGGCTTGGAAATATGGCGCATCGAGAACTTCAAGCCAGTTCCTATTCCTGCGTCTTCATATGGAAAATTTTTCATGGGTGATTCTTACATCATCTTGAAG ACAACTGCCTTGAAAAATGGTTCTCTTCGACATGACATTCATTACTGGATTGGCAAAGATACTAGTCAG GATGAATCTGGAACTGCAGCAATTTTAACAGTTGAGCTTGATGCTGCACTTGGTGGACGCGCTGTTCAATACCGAGAGATACAAGGCAATGAAACAGATAAGTTCCTCTCATATTTTAGACCATGCATCATGCCACAGCCAGGAGGAGTGGCATCTGGGTTCAAGCATGTTGAGGTCAATGAGCAGGAGCACGAAACCCGTCTGTATGTCTGTACAGGGAATCGTGTTGTTCATGTCAAAGAG GTTCCTTTTGCTCGATCGTCCCTGAATCATGATGACATATTTATTCTGGACACGAAGTCCAAAATTTTCCAGTTCAATGGCTCCAATTCGTCTATTCAAGAGCGTGCAAAGGCTCTTGAAGTCGTGCAGTACATCAAAGATACATTTCACGAGGGCAAGTGTGAAGTTGCAGCTGTTG AGGATGGCAGGTTGATGGCCGATGCTGAAGCTGGtgaattttggggtttttttggTGGCTTTGCCCCTCTACCAAGGAGAGCCCCTGTAGAAGATAATGAGAAATATGAAGAAACTGTTTTCAAATTGCTCTG TTTTAACCAAGGAAAGTTGGAGCCTATCAATTATGAATCCTTATTGCACGAGTTGCTCAAGACAAATAAGTGTTACTTGTTAGATTGTGGTGTCGAATTATTTGTTTGGATGGGCAGAACCACATCTTTGCAGGAGAGGAAGAGTGCCAGTGAAGCTGCTGAG AAATTGCTCTCTGATGATAACCGAACAAAAACACATGTAATCAAAGTAATTGAGGGGTTTGAGACAGTTATGttcaagtcaaaatttaaagAGTGGCCACAGACACCTGACTTGAAATTGTCATCTGAGGATGGAAGAGGAAAAGTTGCAG CTCTTCTGAAACGCCAGGGCTTAAATGTTAAGGGCCTGATGAAAGCTGCTCCTGCAAAAGAAGAACCCCAAGCTTACATTGATTGCACTGGCAGTTTGCAG GTCTGGCGCATAAATGATAAGGACAAGATACTTCTGCCATCTGCTGACCAATCAAAATTTTACACTGGCGATTGCTACATATTTCAATATATGTACCCTGGAGATGACAAGGAGGAGTGTCTTATTGGAAGTTGGTTTGGGAAGAAGAGCATTGAG GAGGATAGGGTAACTGCTATTTCACTTGCAAGCAAGATGGTTGAGTCTGCGAAATTTCAGGCTGTCCAG ACACGACTATATGAGGGAAAAGAACCAATTCAATTCTTCGTCATATTTCAAAGCTTCCAAGTGTTTAAG GGTGGTCTAAGCTCTGGATACAAGAAATTTATTGCTGAAAATGGTATTGATGATGACACTTATTTGGAAGATGGACTTGCGCTCTTCCGAATTCAAGGTTCAGGACCAGAAAACATGCAGGCAATTCAAGTTGATGCT GCGGCATCGTCTTTGAATTCATCCTATTCGTACATCCTACATGATGGAAATACTGTATTCACTTGGACTGGAAACCTTACTACGTCATTAGATCAAGAGGTAGTTGAGAGGCAGCTAGACATAATTAAG CCAAATTCGCAGTCCAGATCGCAGAAAGAAGGGTCAGAAACAGATCAATTTTGGAGCTTACTTGGAGGCAAATCTGAGTATCCAAGTCAAAAGATAGGAAGGGCAAATGAAAGTGATCCCCATCTTTTCTCATGTATCCTACCCAAAG GCAATTTAAAG ATCAAAGAAATATACCACTTCACTCAAGATGATCTGATGACAGAAGATGTATTCATTCTGGACTGTCACTCAGATATATTTGTTTGGGTTGGCCAGCAGGTAGATGTCAAAGTGCGATTACAAGCTCTGGACATTGGTGAG AAATTCGTTAAGCTTGATTTCCTGATGGAAAATCTATCCAGCGACACACCAATTTTTGTTATCATGGAAGGAAGTGAGCCTACATTTTTCACAAGGTTCTTCACTTGGGACTCAGCAAAGTCACTT ATGCATGGCAATTCATACCAGAGGAAGCTTTCCATTGTAAAGGGTGGAGGTTCTCCTGCTTTGGAT AAACCAAAGCGACGAACACCAACATATTCAGGGAGAAGCACTGTACAAGACAAATCTCAGCGCTCGAGGAGTATGTCTTTCAGCCCTGAACGTGTCCGTGTTAGGGGAAGATCTCCGGCATTCACTGCATTGGCTGCTAACTTTGAAAGTGCAAACAGCAGAAATCTTTCCACCCCTCCACCCGTAGTTAAAAAACTTTACCCAAAATCTGCCACACCTGACTCATCAAGTGCACCGTCTAAGTCATCTGCAACTGCTTCTCTCACTGGTTCTTTTGATCGCCCTAAATCAGTAAAAG ATGGATCTGAGTTGGAGAAGCCAAAGCAAGAGGAAGATGCAAAAGAAGGCATTAACACCATGACCAGTAGAGTTGAATCTCTCACTATTAATGAAGATGTAAAAGAAAATGAACCAGAAGATGACGAGGGGCTCCCAGTATACCCATATGATCGCCTGATAACTACAGCTGCTGATCCTGTCACTGAAATTGACGTTACCAGGCGAGAG ACCTACTTATCTTCGGCTGAATTCAAAGACAAGTTTGGAATGACAAAGGAAGCATTCAGCAAGCTTCCAAAGTGGAAGCAAAATAGAATGAAGATCGCTCTCCAACTTTTTTAG